The genomic DNA CGCCGCCGATTTGGTCAGGCCGATGACCCCGGCTTTGGCCGCGCAATAGTTCGCCTGGCCCTTGTTGCCCATCAGCGCCACGATGGAGGTGATGTTGATGATCTTGCCGCTGCGCTGTTTGATCATCACCTTGCTCGCCGCGCGCAGATGATTGAACACGCCGGTGAGATTGGTGTTGAGCACCTCCTGCCACTCCTCTTCGCGCATGCGCACGAGAATATTGTCGCGCGTAATGCCGGCATTGTTGACCAGTATGTCGAGGCGGCCGAACCGCTCCACCGTACTCTTGATCAGCGCGTCAACTTCCGCGGCCGCGCCGGCATTCACCGCCTGCGCCACCGCTTCGCCACCCTGCCCGCGGATTTCCTCCGCCGCTTTTTCGGCGGATTCCAGACTGCGGCCGGTGAGCACGACTTTCGCGCCCGCCGCCGCGAAGCGCATCGCAATGGCCTTGCCGATGCCGCGGCTGCCGCCGGTCACAATGGCAACTTTGTTCTGCAAGATGGTCATGAGTCGATCGTTGAAAATAAAGACAAATTAAGCCTGCGCCAGCGTCTGCAATTCGGCAACCGTGCCGACCGTCGTCGCTGCGTAGGCCTTGTTGATCCGCTTGAGCAAACCGGCCAGCACCTTGCCCGGGCCAATTTCATAGAACTGCTGCGCGCCCTCGGCAATCATGTTTTCAATGGTCGCAACCCAGCGCACCGGACTGGTGAGTTGCTGCTCCAGCCTTTCCCGCAGCACGGCGGCGGCCCGCTCGGGCCGGGCCGTGACATTGGTGTAAACCGGACACCGGGCCTCGGCGAAATGCGCCGCCGCCAGCGCCTGCTGCAGGCCCTGGCGCGCGCCCGCCATCAAGGGCGAATGAAAGGCTCCGCCCACCACCAGCAGTTTCGCCAATTTTGCGCCGCGCTCTTTGGCGAGCGCCACGGCTCTTTCCACCGCCGCCACATGACCGGAAATGACCGTCTGCTCATGCGAGTTGAAATTGGCGGCTTGCACGACTTGCTGCTGCGGCGCCAATTCTTCAGTCACCGCGCGGCAAACCGCCTCGACCGCCTCCGGCTCCAGGCCCATAATCGCCGCCATGGTGCCGGGCTGCTCGCGGCCGGCGGCTTCCATCAGCTCGCCGCGCAGCTTCACGAGTTGCAGCGCTTCGGTGAAACTCAAGGCTTGCGCCGCCACCAGCGCCGAATACTCGCCCAGGCTGTGGCCGGCGGCCATTGCGGGCAAAACGCCCTGCTCTTGCAGCAATCGGGCAACGATCGCGCTGTGAATCAGAATGGCCGGCTGCGTAATCGAGGTCCGCGTCAGTTCCTCCAGCGGGCCATCGAAACAGACCCTCTGAATGTCAAAGCCCAGCACGGCGTTGGCTTGCTGGAACATTTCGCGCGCGACGGGATGAGCCTCATACAGGTCTTTGGCCATTCCGACGAACTGCGACGCTTGTCCGGGGAAAAGGAAGGCGATGTTCGGGTGCATGGCTCAGAATCGAATGAGTGCCGAGCCCCACGTGAAACCGCCGCCAAAGGCCACCATCAGGCAGAGGTCATGCGGGCGCAAACGGCCTTTTTCAAAGGCTTCGTCGATGGCGATCGGAATGGAGGCCGAGGAGGTGTTGCCGTAGTTCTGCACGTTAACGTAGACTTTTTCCATCGGCATGTTCACCCGCTTGGCCGTGGCGATGATGATGCGCAGATTGGCTTGATGGGGGATCAGCAGGTTGACCTGCTCGCCGCTCAGGTTGTTGCGTTCGAGCAGACCCGCAGCGGCGTCGCCCATCGCGGTCACCGCGTGCTTGAACACTTCCGGGCCTTGCATGTCGATGTGAAACATCTTTTCCGCGACCGCGACTTCGAAGGGCACGCGCGTCCCGCCGCCGATCATGCACAACAGGCTGGTGAGACGGCCATCGCTTTTGATGAAGGTGTCCAGGATGCCGGTCTCGCCCTGCGCCGGGCCCAGCACCATGGCGCCCGCGCCGTCGCCGAACAGCACGCAGGTGGCGCGATCGGTCCAGTCGGTGATGCGGCTCAAAATCTCGCCGCCGATCACCAACACATAGCGCGCCTTGCCTGCCGCAATCATGTTGTCGGCCATGGTCAGGCTGTAGATGAAACCGGAGCACGCGGCGGAAAGATCGAAGGCGGCCGCGCGCGTGGCCCCCAGCATCTCCTGCACGTAGCAGGCTGTGGAGGGAAAGTACGAATCGCCGGTCACGGTGCCGATGATGATGGCATCCAATTCTTCGGCGGGGATTTTGGCTTGGGCCAAAGCCTTGCGACCGGCGGCGGCGCAGAGTTTGGAAGTCAAATCGTCCGGCCCGGCGATGAATCGCCGTTCAATGCCGGTGCGCGAGCGAATCCATTCGTCGCTCGTATCCACCATTTTCTCGAGGTCAGCGTTGGTCAGCACGCGTTCGGGGACGGCCCGGCCCGTGCCCAAAACCATCGACTTAGGCGTCTTGCTCAACGAGTGACACTCCCTTTCGAACTTCGAATGATTCCAATTCCTGACGGATGATCTGATTGATGCCTTCCCGCACCATGGCCATCGCTTCCTTGATGGCGTTGCGAATGGCTTTCGGCGTGGAGGAACCGTGGCAAATGATGGTGACGCCATCGACGCCGAGCAGGGGCGCGCCGCCATATTCCTCGTAGTCGAAAATCTTGCGCAACCCTTTGAATGTGGGCTGCATGAGAAAAGCGCCGATGTTCAGGAAGATTTTTTTGCCGATCTGGCGCTTGATGTGCCGGCGAAAAACGCTGCCCAGGCTTTCGGTATACTTCAAAATCACGTTGCCGACAAAGCCGTCGCACACCACCACGTCCGCCTTCGCCTGCAAGATGTCCCGGCCCTCGACATTGCCGATGAAGTTGATGCTGCTTTGTTCGAGCAGTTCATAGGCATCGCGCGTGACTTCGGTGCCTTTGGAGCGCTCCTCACCGATGCTGAGCAGAGCGACCTTGGGTCTATCCAGCCCGACGACGCGCTCCATGAAAATGCTGCCCATCAAGCCGTATTGGAAGAGGTGTATGGCCTTTGCGTCGACATTGGCGCCGACGTCGATCAGCATCGTCACGCCGTTGCCGTTGGGAATCAACGAGCCGATGCCCGGGCGGTTGACGCCGACAATGCGGCCGAGCACGAACAAGGAAGCCGCCATCGCCGCGCCGGTATGGCCGGCGCTCACCACCGCGTCCACCTGGCGCTCCTGATGCAGATGATTGGCGACCAGGATCGAGGCGTCTTTCTTCTTTTTCAGCGCCGCGGTGGGCGAGTCGGTCATCTCAATTTTTTCAGAGGCATGATGAATCGAAAAATGCAGTCGGTCGCCTCGCGTCAACAGCGGATGCCGGCTGATTTCCTGCTCGATTTGCGCCCGATCGCCGACGAACACGATTTCGCAGTCGCCGTCGTTCAGCCGTGCCGCTTCCAACCCACCTTGCACGATCGCAGCCGGTGCAAAGTCACCACCCATCGCATCCAAGGCAATCCGCATAGGGTCCTCTTTTCATCAAATCAAGCCGTGGCACGACACCGGCGCCGGCACGCGCTCACCGGGACGGCTATCGCCATACGCTTCCACGCTTTCCTGCCTTTCCATGAAACTGCGGTTCCTCAGGCAACCGGGCCGCACCAGCGGTAACGGCCGCCGCAAACGGCCATATCACGCTGCGCCTGCCACGATCCTGTTGCATTTTCCGGAACCATGTCATGCGGGCTGTTTCTCTTCGTGTCGTGATGAACGTGATTGGATGCGGGCGGAAGACTTCCGGCTCTTCTCCTTCATCAGCGGTAGGGAAAGGTCAGGACAACTCGCGCGGCAAAAACACCGATCGATCATTGTAATAGCCGCAATTCGGGCAGACACGATGGGGTAATTTGGGCTGATGGCAATGGCTGCATTTGGTAATTTTGGTTGACTCCAGCTTCCAGTGGGTACGTCGTTTATCGCGGCGTGTCCGGGAGTGACGTCGTTTCGGATTTGGCACAAGAACCTCGCTTCAGTTGATCAGTTTTTGCAACACTTGCCAGCGCGGGTCGATCGGCCGCACGCCGCACAGGCAGGTTTCCGTATTCAAGTCCACCCCGCAATGTGGGCAAAGCCCCTTGCAGGTTTCCGCGCAGAGAATTTTTGAGGGAATAGCCAGCAGCAACATATCGCGCAGATCCTCGGTGATGTCCACCTCGCGCGCGTCCCGCTCGAGGGGATGCACTTCGTCTTCCGTGAGCGCCAGCAATTCCTCATCATTGGAAAAAACCACCCGGCCGCTATCGGTGATTGTCACCTCCACTTCTTTCAGGCAACGATCACAATGGAAACGGCCCACCGTCTCAATGCGGTTGCGCAAGAAGAGGCTTGCTGCCCGCCTCTCCAGGTCAACCTCGATATGCACCGGATTGAGTAGGTTGGGATGATCGGTGATACCGCAACTCGCCGGCTGCTCCTCAAAGTGAAGGCGGTGAACGCCTTCTGCGAGTCCAATTAGGGAAATCTTCATGTCGCGGCAGATTCATAATACAAAGTAGGGCGCAATTTATAAAACCGGCTGGTTGAAGTCAAGCTAAAATTCCGGCTCAACCCGTGCATTTTCATTGATCTTGGCGCACTCGGTCCAGCCAATAGCCAGATTGCAGTTGATAAACAAGGTTGTCCGCCAGAGCTTCTGCCTCTTCTTTGGTGGCAAATCGGCCAATTCGTACGCGATACCAAATGCCACCCTTCGCAGGAATGTTGGCGCGCTGAATATACACTTCGTGCCCCTGGCCCTCATAGCGCTTCGCATCCGCTTCTGCGTTGCGGCGGGATTGCCACGACGACACCTGGACGGTGTATATTCCCTCACTGCTCGACACCACCGTCGGCCGGGGTTCGTCAACGGGTGCTGGCGGCGGGGTCACACTCGGCTGTGGCAGCACGTCGGTGATGGCTGCGGCCGGCCCCGGCTTCTCTGCAGCAGCTTTGTGCCGATTCCAATACCAAACGCCGGTGGCGACAATCAGCGCCAGTACTGCTACTGCCGCAGCAGCGATCCACTTGGTCTGTTGTGAAGCCATGCGATCATACCTCCTTTTTCATGCGGCGCATCCCATTGCCGTCGCGCGTTTGGATGCGTTGCCTGCGTCAGCAAGCACGGGCAGGCGGCAGTGGCAAGGCCGAAAAAGCGGCCGGCCTCCCGGGCCGCGAAAGCACGACCATCGCCCGAGGGGAACACAGCCGGCGGATCTGTTATCGCTCGGTCCAGCCTGGCAGCCAGGCTGGCGGCCTCGAAATCACATCGTTTCCAACAGCTCTTTTTCCGAGAAGAAGAACGCCACCTCGATGCGGCCGTTCTCCGGTGAATCAGAGCCGTGCACGATGTTGTTTTGCTTGCTCGTCGCAAAATCCTTGCGAATGGTGCCGGCCTCGGCTTGGGCAGGATCAGTGGCGCCGATCAGCTTGCGAAAATCAGCCACCGCGTTGTCTTTTTCCAACGCCAGCGGCACCACGCGGTCACTGCTCATGAAACTGACCAGATCTTTGTAGAAGGGACGCTCCTTGTGCACCTCATAGAATTTGCCGGCGGTTTCCGGCGTCAGGCGCACCATTTTCATTGCCAGAATGCGAAAGCCTGCCGCCTCGATGCGCTCCAGAACTTTGCCCATTTTTCCGGCCGTGACACAATCCGGTTTCAGAATTGCCAAAGTACGCTCCAACATGGAACTCCTTTCTGCGTGCAGAAGATGATTTGAATTCGCCGGCAGTCAAGACGAAATCTGCCGGCGCGGTGTTTCTACTTTTTGCCGGTTTTGGCTTTCGCCGCTGCCTTCACTGATCTGGCTGCACCCGCGGCAATTGTCTTGGGCCTGGCCGCAGTTTTCACCACGCTGGTCTTGCGCGCCGCGGGTTTGCTTTTGATCTTCTGCAACTGCTCTTGAATGCGAAGGCCGATTTCCGCCGGACTTTGACACACCGTGGCGCCCGCCTCCGCGAGCTTCGCCATCTTTTCGGCGGCCGTGCCCTGACCGCCGGCAATGATGGCGCC from bacterium includes the following:
- a CDS encoding DUF177 domain-containing protein; translation: MKISLIGLAEGVHRLHFEEQPASCGITDHPNLLNPVHIEVDLERRAASLFLRNRIETVGRFHCDRCLKEVEVTITDSGRVVFSNDEELLALTEDEVHPLERDAREVDITEDLRDMLLLAIPSKILCAETCKGLCPHCGVDLNTETCLCGVRPIDPRWQVLQKLIN
- a CDS encoding ketoacyl-ACP synthase III — protein: MVLGTGRAVPERVLTNADLEKMVDTSDEWIRSRTGIERRFIAGPDDLTSKLCAAAGRKALAQAKIPAEELDAIIIGTVTGDSYFPSTACYVQEMLGATRAAAFDLSAACSGFIYSLTMADNMIAAGKARYVLVIGGEILSRITDWTDRATCVLFGDGAGAMVLGPAQGETGILDTFIKSDGRLTSLLCMIGGGTRVPFEVAVAEKMFHIDMQGPEVFKHAVTAMGDAAAGLLERNNLSGEQVNLLIPHQANLRIIIATAKRVNMPMEKVYVNVQNYGNTSSASIPIAIDEAFEKGRLRPHDLCLMVAFGGGFTWGSALIRF
- the fabD gene encoding ACP S-malonyltransferase, giving the protein MAKDLYEAHPVAREMFQQANAVLGFDIQRVCFDGPLEELTRTSITQPAILIHSAIVARLLQEQGVLPAMAAGHSLGEYSALVAAQALSFTEALQLVKLRGELMEAAGREQPGTMAAIMGLEPEAVEAVCRAVTEELAPQQQVVQAANFNSHEQTVISGHVAAVERAVALAKERGAKLAKLLVVGGAFHSPLMAGARQGLQQALAAAHFAEARCPVYTNVTARPERAAAVLRERLEQQLTSPVRWVATIENMIAEGAQQFYEIGPGKVLAGLLKRINKAYAATTVGTVAELQTLAQA
- the rpmF gene encoding 50S ribosomal protein L32; the encoded protein is MPNPKRRHSRTRRDKRRTHWKLESTKITKCSHCHQPKLPHRVCPNCGYYNDRSVFLPRELS
- the plsX gene encoding phosphate acyltransferase PlsX — protein: MRIALDAMGGDFAPAAIVQGGLEAARLNDGDCEIVFVGDRAQIEQEISRHPLLTRGDRLHFSIHHASEKIEMTDSPTAALKKKKDASILVANHLHQERQVDAVVSAGHTGAAMAASLFVLGRIVGVNRPGIGSLIPNGNGVTMLIDVGANVDAKAIHLFQYGLMGSIFMERVVGLDRPKVALLSIGEERSKGTEVTRDAYELLEQSSINFIGNVEGRDILQAKADVVVCDGFVGNVILKYTESLGSVFRRHIKRQIGKKIFLNIGAFLMQPTFKGLRKIFDYEEYGGAPLLGVDGVTIICHGSSTPKAIRNAIKEAMAMVREGINQIIRQELESFEVRKGVSLVEQDA
- the ndk gene encoding nucleoside-diphosphate kinase, encoding MERTLAILKPDCVTAGKMGKVLERIEAAGFRILAMKMVRLTPETAGKFYEVHKERPFYKDLVSFMSSDRVVPLALEKDNAVADFRKLIGATDPAQAEAGTIRKDFATSKQNNIVHGSDSPENGRIEVAFFFSEKELLETM
- the fabG gene encoding 3-oxoacyl-[acyl-carrier-protein] reductase, with the translated sequence MTILQNKVAIVTGGSRGIGKAIAMRFAAAGAKVVLTGRSLESAEKAAEEIRGQGGEAVAQAVNAGAAAEVDALIKSTVERFGRLDILVNNAGITRDNILVRMREEEWQEVLNTNLTGVFNHLRAASKVMIKQRSGKIINITSIVALMGNKGQANYCAAKAGVIGLTKSAARELASRNIQVNAVAPGFIDTDMTAVLADSVRDALLQSIPLGRLGTAGEVAGVVLFLASPEADYLTGQVINIDGGMVMA
- a CDS encoding SPOR domain-containing protein, whose product is MASQQTKWIAAAAVAVLALIVATGVWYWNRHKAAAEKPGPAAAITDVLPQPSVTPPPAPVDEPRPTVVSSSEGIYTVQVSSWQSRRNAEADAKRYEGQGHEVYIQRANIPAKGGIWYRVRIGRFATKEEAEALADNLVYQLQSGYWLDRVRQDQ